In a genomic window of Octadecabacter temperatus:
- a CDS encoding DMT family transporter encodes MVDWLNSIAGTPEGARLAMALALMSALAHAAFGALQKGRHDPWLMRGSIDASLVLISAPVALFVVPWPSYATFMILLGAMVVHFAYKLTVALAYERAAYTVVYPVIRGTGPLVTVVGATLLFQEHFTALQWLGVACLSGAMLLLALRNMAAEKVDLRGLKIGLLWAVAGGLLVAIYTVYDAYGIRQSPDPFTFLAWFFFLTALDFPILAAFRARRYGVPGGVGSLLRRGLAGALIAWVSFGGVMMATRLGGVGEAAVLRETSTVFAALIGWFILGETVGPRRLILMAFIALGAVIVQLGG; translated from the coding sequence ATGGTTGATTGGCTTAACTCGATTGCTGGAACGCCCGAGGGGGCGAGACTGGCAATGGCGTTGGCGTTAATGTCTGCGCTTGCGCATGCGGCTTTTGGTGCGTTGCAAAAGGGGCGGCATGATCCGTGGTTAATGCGCGGATCGATTGACGCGTCTTTAGTTCTTATCTCGGCACCTGTTGCGCTGTTTGTGGTGCCTTGGCCCAGTTACGCGACCTTTATGATCTTACTCGGTGCGATGGTGGTGCATTTTGCCTACAAATTGACTGTGGCCCTCGCATATGAACGGGCGGCTTACACTGTGGTTTACCCCGTCATTCGCGGCACGGGGCCATTGGTCACTGTGGTCGGCGCGACTCTGCTGTTCCAAGAGCATTTCACCGCGCTTCAATGGCTTGGCGTTGCGTGCCTGTCAGGGGCGATGTTGCTTTTGGCGTTGCGTAATATGGCTGCAGAAAAGGTTGACTTGCGCGGCCTCAAAATTGGCCTTCTTTGGGCCGTTGCGGGTGGTTTGCTGGTTGCAATCTACACGGTCTATGACGCTTACGGAATCCGGCAAAGCCCTGATCCATTTACCTTTTTGGCGTGGTTCTTCTTTTTGACAGCCTTGGATTTTCCGATCTTGGCCGCGTTTCGCGCGCGCCGTTATGGCGTTCCGGGCGGTGTTGGTTCGCTGTTGCGACGTGGCTTGGCAGGAGCGTTGATTGCGTGGGTTAGTTTTGGGGGCGTGATGATGGCGACGCGACTTGGTGGCGTGGGCGAGGCGGCTGTATTGCGTGAAACCTCAACCGTGTTTGCGGCCCTTATTGGGTGGTTCATCTTGGGCGAAACCGTCGGGCCACGTCGCCTGATATTGATGGCATTTATCGCTTTGGGGGCTGTAATTGTGCAGCTTGGCGGTTAG
- a CDS encoding inner membrane-spanning protein YciB: MSEKSVNPVLKQVLELGPTIVFFVIYLRIKEEIYTFGGTEYSGFIVATIVFVPILLASMAVLWYLTGKLSRIQVFTAFMVIFFGALTAWFNDERFFKMKTSIVNGLFAVILGIGLMRGKSLLQYVMGDMIPMEQEGWMILTKRLAIGFAVLAIANEFVWRTMSTDAWVKIETFAFPAALFLFLWAQIVMLQKYVIEPDEDVSDSENR; encoded by the coding sequence ATGAGTGAAAAATCAGTGAACCCCGTCTTGAAGCAGGTCCTAGAATTGGGGCCAACAATCGTCTTCTTCGTGATCTATTTACGGATCAAAGAAGAGATCTACACCTTTGGTGGAACCGAGTATTCTGGCTTCATTGTTGCGACGATTGTTTTCGTACCGATCCTTTTGGCGTCTATGGCGGTGCTTTGGTATCTGACCGGAAAACTTAGCCGTATTCAGGTGTTTACAGCATTTATGGTCATCTTCTTTGGGGCCTTAACAGCATGGTTCAACGATGAGCGGTTCTTCAAGATGAAGACATCTATCGTGAACGGGCTGTTCGCGGTGATCCTTGGAATTGGACTGATGCGCGGAAAAAGCCTGCTGCAATACGTGATGGGTGACATGATCCCAATGGAGCAGGAAGGCTGGATGATCCTCACCAAACGTTTGGCGATCGGGTTTGCGGTACTGGCAATTGCCAACGAGTTCGTATGGCGCACCATGTCGACGGACGCATGGGTGAAAATCGAAACCTTCGCGTTTCCAGCGGCGTTGTTTCTGTTTTTATGGGCGCAGATCGTCATGCTTCAGAAATACGTGATTGAGCCAGATGAAGACGTAAGCGACAGTGAAAACCGCTAA
- a CDS encoding PilZ domain-containing protein: protein MSSRQKRYPANFPIVIRQGPEMLGATICNISLGGGCIMTDHPFKKGDTIVLDYTFGQTRAVVMWSMEKITGLRFENELTINGLHNIRDLRVSA, encoded by the coding sequence ATGTCATCCCGTCAAAAGCGTTATCCCGCAAATTTCCCTATTGTGATACGCCAAGGACCGGAAATGCTTGGCGCCACGATCTGCAACATTAGCTTAGGCGGCGGATGTATCATGACCGATCACCCATTCAAAAAAGGCGATACAATCGTGCTGGACTACACCTTCGGGCAAACGCGTGCAGTCGTGATGTGGTCAATGGAAAAGATAACAGGGCTCAGGTTCGAAAACGAATTGACGATCAATGGGCTGCACAACATTCGCGATCTTCGAGTGTCCGCTTAG
- a CDS encoding aminotransferase class I/II-fold pyridoxal phosphate-dependent enzyme, translated as MNNWKKRTKAVHAGTRRSQYGEVSEAVFLTQGFVYPSAEAAEARFEALGEDEFIYARYGNPTVRMFEDRMASLLGYEDAFACTSGMAAVSGALTALLKAGDHVVSSRALFGSCLYVLEDILARFGVEITLVDGTDNAAWDAAIRPDTTLVFLESISNPTLEVVDLRHVCETAHKVGALVLVDDAMATPIYSYAAECGADLALVSTTKHVDGQGRMLGGLIAGNKDLVRGPIETYMKHTGGAMNPFTAWTHLKALETLDLRVNQQSSTTLAIVEALDGHPKLNAVRYPTHSGHPQHELARAQADSGGTVMALEVKGGKEACFKFLNALELFTISNNFADAKSIVTHPATTTHQRLPQDQKDLLGISGGLVRLSAGLEDAGDLIDDLLAALDAI; from the coding sequence ATGAATAATTGGAAGAAACGCACCAAAGCGGTGCATGCAGGTACACGTCGCAGCCAGTACGGCGAGGTCAGCGAAGCTGTCTTTTTGACGCAAGGGTTTGTTTACCCTTCAGCCGAGGCCGCAGAAGCGCGTTTTGAGGCCTTGGGCGAGGATGAATTTATCTACGCCCGCTACGGCAACCCAACTGTTCGCATGTTCGAAGACCGCATGGCGTCATTGCTGGGCTATGAAGACGCGTTTGCCTGTACGTCCGGTATGGCTGCGGTGTCTGGCGCGCTGACGGCGCTGTTGAAAGCGGGCGATCATGTTGTGTCCAGCCGCGCGTTGTTTGGGTCATGTTTATATGTTCTTGAAGACATCCTTGCGCGCTTCGGCGTGGAAATCACGCTTGTGGATGGTACGGACAACGCCGCATGGGATGCTGCGATCCGGCCAGATACGACGCTGGTATTCCTTGAATCCATTTCCAATCCAACACTCGAAGTCGTTGATCTGCGCCATGTCTGCGAAACCGCCCATAAGGTCGGCGCGCTGGTGCTTGTGGATGACGCGATGGCAACACCGATCTATTCTTATGCCGCTGAATGCGGGGCTGATTTGGCCTTGGTGTCGACCACGAAACACGTGGACGGGCAGGGGCGCATGCTGGGCGGTTTGATCGCTGGCAACAAAGACTTAGTGCGTGGGCCCATTGAAACTTACATGAAACACACCGGCGGCGCGATGAACCCGTTTACGGCGTGGACGCACCTTAAGGCGTTGGAAACGCTCGATTTACGTGTGAACCAACAGTCCAGCACGACCTTGGCAATCGTTGAGGCCCTTGATGGGCACCCGAAACTTAACGCTGTGCGCTACCCGACCCATTCCGGCCATCCGCAGCATGAACTTGCACGTGCCCAGGCGGATTCAGGCGGGACAGTGATGGCGTTGGAAGTGAAGGGCGGCAAAGAGGCCTGCTTCAAGTTTCTTAACGCGCTGGAATTGTTCACCATTTCAAACAACTTCGCCGATGCTAAGTCCATCGTAACCCACCCTGCAACGACCACCCATCAGCGCCTTCCACAGGACCAGAAAGACTTGCTTGGGATTTCGGGCGGCTTGGTGCGCTTGTCTGCGGGGCTTGAGGATGCGGGTGATCTGATTGACGATCTGTTGGCCGCGCTCGACGCAATCTAG
- the folE2 gene encoding GTP cyclohydrolase FolE2 produces the protein MNIQTGEPERTLTHAEAAEALALLRHWAGQVSEEEVAALDPLVSRLVPGRELSNYPALARAYPEEFEVDETYKASMPDLQNGPSSLIKGAKRAIQHVGISNFRLPIRFHRRDGDDLTLETSVTGTVSLEAEKKGINMSRIMRTFYKHAEKTFSFEVIDAALDAYKTDLESFDARIMMRTSFPMKVDSLRSGLSGYQYYDIALELIEADGVRKKIVHLDYVYSSTCPCSLELSEHARQFRGQLATPHSQRSVARVSVEMAQDADILWFEDLIDMCRAAVPTETQVMVKREDEQAFAELNAANPIFVEDAARLFAETFQADKRITDYRVIASHQESLHSHDAVSVLTEGSTFDAESLDPRLFATLFHVG, from the coding sequence ATGAACATTCAGACCGGTGAGCCAGAGCGCACATTGACCCACGCCGAAGCAGCCGAGGCATTGGCCTTGTTACGCCATTGGGCAGGACAGGTGAGCGAAGAAGAAGTTGCAGCGCTTGATCCATTGGTGTCGCGTTTGGTGCCAGGCCGTGAGCTGAGCAATTATCCAGCGCTTGCGCGTGCCTATCCTGAAGAGTTCGAGGTTGATGAAACCTATAAGGCGTCCATGCCGGACCTACAGAATGGCCCAAGCAGCCTGATCAAAGGCGCAAAACGTGCGATCCAGCATGTAGGGATTTCCAACTTCCGCTTGCCGATCCGGTTTCATCGCCGCGATGGGGACGATCTGACGCTTGAAACTTCCGTCACGGGCACGGTCAGCCTTGAGGCCGAAAAGAAGGGCATCAACATGTCTCGCATAATGCGGACATTCTACAAGCATGCGGAAAAGACGTTTAGTTTCGAAGTGATCGATGCAGCCCTTGATGCGTATAAGACGGATTTGGAAAGCTTTGATGCCCGCATCATGATGCGCACGTCCTTCCCGATGAAAGTAGACTCGCTGCGTTCTGGCCTGTCGGGATACCAATATTACGACATCGCGCTTGAGCTGATCGAGGCCGACGGCGTACGCAAAAAGATCGTGCATTTGGATTACGTCTATTCCAGCACATGCCCGTGTTCTTTGGAGCTGTCAGAACATGCGCGCCAGTTCCGTGGGCAACTTGCCACGCCACATTCGCAGCGGTCCGTCGCGCGGGTGTCGGTAGAAATGGCCCAAGACGCCGACATTTTGTGGTTCGAAGACCTGATCGACATGTGTCGTGCGGCCGTTCCAACCGAAACGCAAGTCATGGTAAAACGCGAAGACGAGCAGGCCTTTGCAGAACTCAATGCTGCCAACCCGATCTTCGTCGAAGACGCCGCACGCCTTTTTGCTGAGACATTTCAAGCGGATAAGCGGATCACAGATTACCGCGTGATCGCGTCCCATCAAGAAAGCCTACACAGCCATGATGCCGTCTCTGTCTTGACCGAAGGCAGCACGTTTGACGCGGAATCCCTCGATCCGCGTCTGTTCGCGACGTTGTTTCACGTTGGCTAG
- the rpiB gene encoding ribose 5-phosphate isomerase B, whose amino-acid sequence MTATQRIVLSSDHADIELRQTIAKHVAAKGYEVVDIGPMTSESTHYPIHGEAAAQKVASGDCQLGIILCGTGQGIMMAANKVKGIRCGVCSDTFSARMIRQHNDANMLSLGARVTGEGLALDIVDAYLDAEFEGGRHATRVAMIEPS is encoded by the coding sequence ATGACCGCCACACAACGCATCGTCCTTTCCAGTGATCACGCCGATATCGAGCTTCGCCAGACCATCGCAAAGCACGTGGCGGCGAAAGGTTACGAAGTTGTCGACATCGGCCCGATGACGTCGGAAAGCACGCACTACCCCATTCATGGCGAGGCCGCTGCGCAAAAGGTTGCGTCTGGTGACTGTCAGCTTGGGATTATTCTATGCGGTACAGGGCAGGGCATCATGATGGCTGCCAACAAGGTAAAGGGCATTCGTTGTGGCGTTTGCTCTGACACGTTTTCTGCCCGCATGATCCGCCAGCACAATGATGCGAACATGCTGTCTCTTGGTGCACGGGTCACAGGCGAAGGTTTGGCTCTTGATATCGTTGATGCCTATTTGGATGCCGAATTTGAGGGCGGACGCCATGCAACACGCGTGGCGATGATCGAACCTAGCTAA
- a CDS encoding TrkH family potassium uptake protein encodes MLDVRPVGYVIGLLVAALGVTMFAPLLADLVSGNGHWPAFLESAVITILVGGLVSLACQNGVSSGLSIRQTFLLTTLVWLALPLFGSLPFMLGGSELNFTDAFFEAMSGLTTTGSTVITGIETLPEGLKLWRGVLQWLGGIGIIVVAMVFLPELRVGGMQIFRSEGFDTMGKILPRATEISSRISVIYVGLTMACTITYSAMGMNNFDAFIHAMTTIATGGFANYDASFGMFGPGVEYASVVFMLLAALPFVRYVQLISGGGAMPLFKDSQIRTFFFVAITLVFVLSLWQWAQSERMNETAFRQSLFNVVSILTGTGYASADYMQWGPFAVTMFFFIGLIGGCAGSTACSVKIFRYQLLFTSIKAQIRRIHSPNGIFTPRYQGRAVGDDVLNSVMAFFVAFMVAIGVVGVALAFTGLDFITSISGAATALANVGPGLGNEIGPAGSFAGLNDTAKWILAIAMLVGRLEIMAVFTIISWHFWRD; translated from the coding sequence ATGTTAGACGTACGCCCTGTTGGATATGTGATCGGCCTTTTGGTCGCGGCCCTTGGGGTCACTATGTTCGCGCCTTTGCTGGCCGATCTGGTGTCGGGCAATGGGCATTGGCCGGCGTTCCTTGAAAGTGCTGTCATAACTATTCTCGTGGGCGGGCTTGTGTCTTTGGCGTGCCAGAACGGGGTCTCTTCCGGGCTAAGCATTCGTCAAACCTTCCTATTAACAACGCTTGTTTGGCTGGCGCTGCCGCTGTTTGGGTCCTTGCCGTTCATGTTGGGCGGGTCCGAGTTGAACTTTACCGACGCCTTCTTTGAGGCGATGTCAGGGCTGACGACCACGGGGTCGACTGTCATCACAGGAATTGAGACCCTCCCTGAGGGGCTAAAGCTGTGGCGCGGTGTGCTTCAATGGCTTGGCGGCATTGGTATTATTGTTGTGGCGATGGTGTTCCTGCCGGAACTGCGCGTTGGTGGTATGCAGATCTTCCGAAGCGAAGGCTTTGATACGATGGGTAAAATCCTACCCCGCGCGACTGAGATTTCGTCACGTATTTCGGTCATCTATGTCGGGCTGACGATGGCCTGCACGATCACTTATTCAGCGATGGGGATGAACAACTTCGACGCCTTCATCCACGCCATGACGACGATCGCGACAGGGGGGTTTGCCAATTACGATGCGTCCTTCGGGATGTTTGGCCCTGGGGTGGAATATGCCAGCGTTGTCTTCATGCTGCTCGCTGCGTTGCCGTTTGTGCGCTACGTTCAGTTGATATCAGGCGGTGGCGCGATGCCGCTTTTCAAGGATAGCCAAATTCGGACGTTCTTTTTTGTCGCCATAACGTTGGTCTTCGTTTTGTCTTTGTGGCAATGGGCCCAAAGTGAGCGCATGAACGAAACGGCGTTCCGCCAATCGCTGTTTAACGTTGTCTCTATTTTGACCGGCACCGGATATGCCAGCGCGGATTACATGCAGTGGGGGCCATTTGCCGTCACGATGTTCTTCTTCATTGGCCTCATCGGGGGCTGTGCGGGATCGACAGCATGCAGTGTGAAAATCTTCCGCTACCAACTTCTGTTCACATCCATCAAAGCGCAAATTAGGCGCATCCATTCCCCGAATGGGATCTTCACGCCGCGCTATCAGGGCCGCGCTGTTGGCGATGACGTTCTGAACTCGGTTATGGCGTTCTTTGTGGCGTTCATGGTGGCGATTGGCGTTGTTGGGGTCGCCTTGGCGTTTACGGGGCTCGATTTCATTACCTCAATTTCAGGCGCGGCAACCGCACTTGCAAACGTCGGACCTGGGCTCGGCAATGAAATCGGCCCAGCGGGGAGTTTCGCTGGGCTGAACGATACCGCAAAATGGATACTCGCAATCGCGATGCTGGTTGGACGGCTTGAGATCATGGCCGTCTTCACTATCATCAGCTGGCATTTCTGGAGAGACTAA
- a CDS encoding thiamine pyrophosphate-binding protein gives MTTRPLGAQISHMLKDRGVDTIFGIPGVHNQEMYRGIEEAGITHVLARHEQGAGFMADGYARATGGFGVCYVITGPGLCNTMTPLGQAYSDSVSVLCLSSCLDDVVGRKGQLHQMKDQVGAAATVCDWSETAQDAKTAYRLIDRALSDFSTGDPRPKNISVPIATLQGIAEPHGTAPYGVGRLFPDHKDIAITANELRNAKKPMIVFGGGAKGLVEQNPDTGASRIAPLLSRIAPATFCTFAGRGVVPLDYPLHFGPFLTRPDSARVIGEADLVIVIGSQLAEVDIWREHLGHTAKMIRVDTSQEALTTDVDAYFNIHADASAFVDELLVELGETEQSSDWSSADVAKTRTKWRSEVDAEFPNILPIMDVLRDAMPDDAMIYSDMTQFAYAAKECWDMGRVGHWHHPSGFGTLGYALPASIGGAVARKGKPTVCIHGDYGIQYTIAELATAVELGVPLPIIIWDNGKLGAIEDSMVAAQIAPNSVIQRNPDFLALAKAYGAEASQPETLADIAPALDAAFKADVPTIIRLTPALIGT, from the coding sequence ATGACAACACGACCATTGGGTGCGCAGATTTCGCACATGTTGAAAGACCGCGGTGTTGATACGATTTTCGGAATTCCGGGGGTCCACAATCAAGAAATGTACCGCGGCATCGAAGAGGCCGGCATCACCCATGTTCTTGCACGCCATGAGCAAGGTGCGGGCTTTATGGCCGATGGTTATGCCCGTGCGACGGGTGGTTTCGGTGTATGCTACGTCATCACGGGGCCAGGTCTATGCAATACTATGACGCCCCTTGGCCAAGCCTATTCCGACAGTGTTTCCGTGCTGTGCCTGTCCAGCTGCCTTGACGATGTCGTGGGCCGTAAGGGACAGTTGCACCAGATGAAAGACCAAGTTGGGGCTGCTGCGACTGTCTGTGATTGGTCTGAAACCGCGCAGGATGCTAAGACTGCGTACCGCCTGATCGATCGCGCATTGAGCGATTTCTCAACAGGTGACCCACGTCCCAAAAACATCAGCGTGCCGATTGCAACGCTGCAAGGCATTGCTGAGCCACATGGAACCGCGCCATATGGTGTGGGGCGCTTGTTCCCTGATCACAAAGACATTGCGATCACCGCGAATGAGCTGCGCAATGCTAAGAAGCCCATGATCGTCTTTGGCGGCGGGGCCAAAGGATTGGTTGAGCAGAACCCAGATACAGGTGCCAGCCGAATTGCGCCTCTTCTCAGCCGGATTGCGCCGGCTACGTTCTGCACATTTGCGGGACGCGGAGTTGTTCCACTCGACTACCCGCTGCACTTCGGCCCGTTCCTGACGCGCCCAGACAGCGCCCGCGTAATCGGTGAGGCGGATCTGGTGATCGTCATCGGGTCTCAATTGGCTGAAGTAGATATCTGGCGCGAGCACCTTGGCCACACCGCCAAGATGATCCGCGTTGACACCAGCCAAGAAGCACTCACCACTGATGTGGACGCCTATTTCAACATCCACGCTGATGCGTCCGCTTTTGTTGATGAGCTTTTGGTTGAGCTTGGTGAAACAGAGCAATCTTCCGATTGGTCGTCCGCAGATGTCGCAAAAACCCGCACCAAATGGCGCAGCGAAGTGGATGCCGAATTCCCCAACATTTTGCCAATCATGGATGTTTTGCGCGACGCAATGCCGGATGACGCGATGATTTATTCGGATATGACCCAGTTCGCCTACGCGGCAAAAGAATGCTGGGACATGGGCCGCGTTGGGCATTGGCACCACCCATCAGGCTTTGGTACTTTGGGCTATGCGCTGCCCGCCTCCATTGGTGGGGCAGTTGCACGCAAAGGCAAACCGACCGTCTGCATTCATGGTGATTACGGTATCCAATACACAATTGCCGAACTTGCCACCGCCGTTGAACTGGGCGTTCCACTACCGATCATCATTTGGGACAATGGCAAGCTGGGTGCGATTGAGGACAGCATGGTCGCCGCACAGATCGCGCCTAATTCAGTGATCCAACGCAATCCTGACTTCTTGGCGCTTGCAAAGGCATATGGGGCAGAGGCGTCTCAACCCGAGACTTTGGCAGATATCGCGCCAGCCCTAGATGCAGCATTCAAAGCAGACGTGCCGACGATCATTCGCCTCACGCCTGCATTGATTGGAACCTAA
- a CDS encoding serine protease has translation MLRILSALIISIFMALPAAAQQSVWVQIEAQRTLTGAQDAARGYAAAGVPDVTGFALPGGWYGIALGPYAAVDADNQLNQLRRAGVIPADSYIVDGGRFRTQFWPVGVTAPTEPVELETPQATEAPTDEETPVAAVEPEPVPEPDPIQTPDETLREAQASEQALDRDQKRLLQTALQWAGFYDSAIDGAYGRGTRRSMVAWQEANNHEPTGVLTTGQRAELLGAYNSILDGMGLQLVRDDASGIEMQIPTGVVKFAEYEPPFARFDASGDVAAQVLLISQPGDQTRMFGLYEILQTLAIIPPTGERSRRDRGFEIEGFDENVHSYTSVVLENNQIKGFTLVWPAGDDERRRRVLAEMQASFATIDGVLDPAIARPDEDQAIDLVAGLAVRKPVRDRSGFYINGAGEVLTTIEAIGECTSITLGMEHEATVVHQDENLGLAILRPTTRLAPPAVAEFQTGVPRLQAEVAVAGFPYGGVLTTPALTFGTLADIRGLNGEDDVKRLSIYAQPGDAGGPVYDNGGAVLGMLLPKVQTNGQALPPEVSFSVDADQIIASVTGAGLNVVTTESVAYMTPEALTLMAADMAVLVSCWND, from the coding sequence ATGCTTCGTATTTTATCAGCACTTATTATTAGTATCTTCATGGCGCTTCCGGCAGCAGCCCAACAAAGCGTTTGGGTCCAGATCGAAGCACAACGCACGTTGACCGGCGCACAGGACGCAGCACGCGGATATGCAGCCGCAGGTGTTCCCGACGTCACAGGGTTCGCCCTTCCCGGTGGATGGTACGGTATCGCGCTTGGCCCCTATGCTGCGGTAGACGCCGACAACCAACTGAACCAGTTGCGCCGTGCAGGTGTTATCCCAGCCGATAGCTATATCGTGGATGGCGGTCGCTTCCGCACGCAGTTCTGGCCGGTCGGCGTAACAGCCCCAACGGAACCTGTTGAGCTTGAAACACCGCAAGCGACTGAAGCGCCAACGGACGAGGAAACGCCTGTAGCCGCTGTCGAGCCAGAACCAGTTCCAGAACCCGACCCCATTCAAACGCCTGATGAAACCCTTCGCGAAGCCCAAGCCAGCGAGCAAGCCCTTGATCGTGATCAAAAGCGCCTGTTGCAGACTGCACTTCAGTGGGCTGGCTTTTACGACAGCGCGATTGATGGCGCTTACGGTCGTGGTACGCGCCGTTCTATGGTTGCGTGGCAAGAAGCCAACAACCATGAGCCGACTGGCGTTTTGACGACTGGTCAGCGTGCCGAGTTGCTCGGCGCATATAACTCAATCCTAGACGGCATGGGCCTGCAGCTTGTGCGCGACGATGCTTCAGGTATCGAAATGCAAATCCCAACAGGCGTCGTGAAATTTGCGGAATACGAACCACCGTTCGCGCGTTTTGATGCGTCGGGTGATGTTGCCGCGCAGGTTTTGCTGATCTCGCAACCGGGCGATCAGACGCGCATGTTTGGTCTATATGAAATCCTCCAAACGCTGGCGATTATCCCGCCAACAGGTGAGCGGTCCCGCCGTGACCGTGGGTTTGAGATCGAAGGCTTTGACGAGAATGTTCATTCCTATACGTCCGTCGTTCTTGAAAACAACCAAATCAAAGGCTTCACGCTCGTTTGGCCTGCTGGCGATGATGAACGCCGCCGCCGTGTGCTGGCAGAAATGCAGGCGAGTTTTGCAACGATTGATGGCGTTTTGGACCCTGCCATTGCGCGTCCCGATGAAGACCAAGCCATTGATCTGGTTGCCGGTCTTGCTGTGCGTAAGCCCGTTCGTGACCGTTCTGGGTTTTACATCAACGGGGCTGGCGAAGTCCTGACGACAATCGAAGCCATCGGTGAATGCACCTCCATTACCCTTGGCATGGAGCATGAGGCGACTGTTGTGCATCAAGATGAAAACCTTGGCCTTGCGATCCTGCGCCCAACCACACGCCTTGCACCGCCTGCGGTTGCTGAGTTCCAAACAGGTGTTCCACGTCTTCAAGCCGAAGTCGCTGTTGCAGGCTTTCCATACGGTGGCGTGTTGACGACCCCTGCCCTGACGTTTGGCACATTGGCCGATATTCGCGGGTTGAACGGTGAAGATGACGTAAAACGCCTATCGATTTACGCACAACCCGGTGATGCGGGCGGCCCAGTCTATGACAATGGCGGCGCGGTTCTGGGGATGTTGCTTCCGAAGGTGCAGACCAACGGGCAGGCATTGCCACCCGAAGTGTCATTCTCTGTTGATGCCGACCAGATCATAGCATCCGTAACAGGTGCTGGCCTGAACGTCGTGACAACCGAATCCGTGGCCTACATGACCCCAGAAGCCCTGACTTTGATGGCCGCCGACATGGCCGTTCTTGTGAGCTGCTGGAACGACTAA